Proteins from a single region of Streptomyces glaucescens:
- a CDS encoding DeoR/GlpR family DNA-binding transcription regulator, translated as MYAPERQQEILRLARDGGRVDVVSLAEEFQVTAETIRRDLKALDRAGLVRRVHGGAIPVGRLDFEPDLAERETTAADEKDRIAKAALAELPADGTVILDAGTTVARLAAAVPLETALTVVTHSLPIAARLADHPGIQLHLVGGRVRHRTRAAVDAWALRAYGEIRADVLFVAANGFSAGHGLTTPDLAEAAVKRAAVAAARRVVLLADSGKHGQEHFARFAGLSDVDLLITDSGLSDEDAAAIESGGTEVVRA; from the coding sequence ATGTACGCACCGGAGCGGCAGCAGGAGATCCTCCGGCTCGCCCGGGACGGCGGACGGGTGGACGTCGTATCACTCGCCGAGGAGTTCCAGGTGACGGCGGAGACCATCCGCCGCGACCTCAAGGCCCTCGACCGGGCCGGCCTGGTGCGCCGCGTGCACGGCGGGGCGATCCCCGTCGGACGCCTCGACTTCGAGCCGGACCTCGCCGAGCGGGAGACCACGGCCGCCGACGAGAAGGACCGGATCGCCAAGGCGGCCCTCGCGGAACTGCCCGCCGACGGCACGGTGATCCTCGACGCCGGTACGACGGTCGCCCGCCTGGCCGCCGCCGTCCCGCTGGAGACCGCGCTCACCGTCGTCACGCACAGCCTGCCCATCGCGGCCCGCCTCGCCGACCACCCCGGCATCCAGCTCCACCTCGTCGGGGGGCGCGTACGGCACCGCACGCGCGCCGCCGTCGACGCCTGGGCGCTGCGGGCGTACGGCGAGATCCGCGCCGACGTCCTCTTCGTCGCCGCCAACGGCTTCTCCGCCGGCCACGGCCTGACCACTCCCGACCTCGCCGAGGCCGCGGTGAAGCGCGCGGCGGTGGCGGCGGCCCGCCGGGTCGTCCTGCTCGCCGACTCCGGCAAGCACGGCCAGGAGCACTTCGCCCGTTTCGCCGGCCTGAGCGACGTGGACCTGCTGATCACCGACAGCGGGCTGAGCGACGAAGACGCCGCCGCGATCGAGAGCGGCGGCACGGAAGTGGTGCGCGCATGA
- a CDS encoding MFS transporter: MTSTETLDTASRSAAAPDRRRWLALAIVMTAAFMDLVDVTIVNIAIPSIQREEGASVAQIQWITAGYALAFAAGLITGGRLGDIHGRKRVFLAGIGGFTVASALCGLAANPEMLVAARVLQGAMAALMVPQVLSIVHATFPAHERGKVFGLFGAIVGLGAVSGPLLGALLTEGNLFGLEWRPIFLINLPVGLAGLVLGSRFISESKAPRALRLDLVGVALVTLGLLMLLYPLTRGRELGWPLWGYLSMAGALVVFAALVGYERRKGARDGSPLVELSLFRVKSFAAGIAVQTVFGVALGIFFLVWTMYLQFGLGWGALKAGLTGVPFSLSVSVAAGVSVQKLVPRFGRKVLQAGALTMALGVLLYLWEADHYGLGIGPWQMAPPLVVMGIGMGLIVAPLTDAVLSEVPREHSGSASGLINTVQQMGNALGLGLVSVVFFGVVDDHPGGPETGPAYVDGFEHALGWVAGVLVLIFLLMSALPKRPAQHAEGAPAEAAPAEAAAPAGKGRGGQDGRTGAGSLRRASRGAPPRVTGRGRTRVR, translated from the coding sequence ATGACCTCCACCGAGACCCTCGACACAGCTTCCCGGAGCGCCGCGGCACCGGACCGGCGCCGCTGGCTGGCGCTCGCCATCGTGATGACGGCGGCCTTCATGGACCTCGTCGACGTCACGATCGTCAACATCGCCATCCCGTCCATCCAGCGGGAGGAGGGCGCGTCCGTCGCCCAGATCCAGTGGATCACCGCCGGGTACGCGCTCGCCTTCGCCGCCGGCCTGATCACCGGTGGCCGTCTCGGCGACATCCACGGCCGCAAGCGGGTGTTCCTCGCCGGCATCGGCGGCTTCACCGTCGCCTCCGCGCTGTGCGGGCTCGCCGCGAACCCCGAGATGCTGGTCGCCGCCCGCGTACTCCAGGGCGCCATGGCCGCGCTGATGGTGCCTCAGGTGCTGTCGATCGTGCACGCCACCTTCCCGGCACACGAACGCGGCAAGGTGTTCGGGCTGTTCGGCGCGATCGTCGGGCTGGGCGCGGTGTCCGGGCCGCTGCTGGGCGCGCTGCTGACGGAGGGGAACCTGTTCGGTCTCGAATGGCGCCCCATCTTCCTCATCAACCTGCCCGTCGGTCTCGCGGGTCTGGTCCTGGGCAGCCGTTTCATCAGCGAGTCCAAGGCGCCGCGCGCCCTCAGGCTGGACCTGGTCGGCGTCGCGCTGGTGACGCTCGGCCTGCTGATGCTGCTCTACCCGCTGACCCGCGGCCGTGAGCTGGGCTGGCCCCTGTGGGGGTACCTGTCCATGGCCGGCGCGCTCGTCGTCTTCGCCGCGCTCGTGGGGTACGAGCGGCGCAAGGGCGCCCGGGACGGCTCCCCGCTGGTCGAGCTGTCCCTGTTCAGGGTGAAGAGCTTCGCCGCGGGCATCGCCGTGCAGACCGTGTTCGGAGTCGCGCTCGGCATCTTCTTCCTGGTGTGGACGATGTACCTGCAGTTCGGACTGGGCTGGGGCGCGCTGAAGGCGGGTCTGACCGGGGTTCCGTTCTCCCTCTCCGTCTCCGTGGCGGCCGGGGTGTCCGTGCAGAAGCTGGTGCCGCGCTTCGGCCGCAAGGTCCTTCAGGCGGGCGCCCTCACCATGGCGCTGGGCGTCCTGCTCTACCTGTGGGAGGCCGACCACTACGGCCTCGGCATCGGACCCTGGCAGATGGCGCCGCCGCTGGTCGTCATGGGCATCGGCATGGGTCTCATCGTCGCCCCGCTGACGGACGCGGTGCTGTCGGAGGTGCCGCGGGAGCACTCCGGCTCGGCGTCCGGACTGATCAACACGGTGCAGCAGATGGGCAACGCGCTGGGGCTCGGGCTGGTGTCGGTGGTCTTCTTCGGCGTGGTCGACGACCACCCCGGCGGGCCGGAGACGGGACCGGCCTACGTCGACGGCTTCGAGCACGCCCTCGGGTGGGTGGCCGGAGTACTGGTCCTGATCTTCCTGCTGATGTCCGCGCTGCCCAAGCGGCCGGCCCAGCACGCGGAGGGAGCCCCGGCCGAGGCGGCGCCGGCCGAGGCGGCGGCCCCGGCCGGGAAGGGCCGCGGCGGCCAAGACGGCCGAACCGGAGCTGGTTCCCTGAGGCGGGCGTCCCGCGGAGCGCCGCCGCGGGTGACGGGCCGCGGTCGCACCCGGGTGCGGTGA
- a CDS encoding helix-turn-helix transcriptional regulator, translated as MTTDTPARLLQLLSLLQTPREWPGGELADRLSVSRRTIRRDIDRLRELGYPVQATKGSDGGYRLVAGKAMPPLVLDDEEAVAIAVGLRAGAGHAVEGVEEASVRALAKLEQVLPSRLRHRVTTLQAATTPLTSGDGPTIAPETLTVMASTVAGHERLRFSYRAKDGTGSRRLTEPYRLVSTGRRWYLVAYDLDRADWRTFRVDRISEPFATGARFTPRELPTGSAAEYLRQSINRSSETYDFTVAFAAPAEAVADRLPAWVGTPEPVGATSCLLRGTTGDPVEWLAVRLAMLGHEFTVREPAELVACVRELGGRLTRAAED; from the coding sequence ATGACGACGGACACTCCGGCCCGGCTGCTCCAGCTCCTCTCCCTCCTCCAGACGCCGCGCGAATGGCCCGGTGGTGAACTGGCCGACCGGCTGAGCGTCTCCCGGCGCACCATCCGGCGGGACATCGACCGGTTGCGCGAACTCGGCTATCCCGTACAGGCGACCAAGGGCTCCGACGGCGGCTACCGGCTGGTCGCGGGCAAGGCGATGCCGCCGCTCGTCCTCGACGACGAGGAGGCGGTCGCGATCGCGGTCGGCCTGCGGGCCGGCGCCGGCCACGCCGTCGAGGGGGTGGAGGAGGCGTCGGTGCGCGCCCTGGCCAAGCTGGAACAGGTGCTGCCCTCCCGGCTGCGCCACCGCGTCACCACGCTCCAGGCCGCGACCACCCCGTTGACCAGCGGCGACGGCCCCACCATCGCCCCCGAGACGCTGACCGTCATGGCCTCGACGGTGGCCGGCCACGAGCGGCTGCGGTTCTCCTACCGCGCCAAGGACGGCACGGGGTCGCGCCGCCTGACCGAGCCGTACCGCCTGGTGTCGACGGGCCGCCGCTGGTACCTCGTCGCCTACGACCTCGACCGCGCGGACTGGCGCACCTTCCGCGTGGACCGGATCAGCGAGCCCTTCGCCACCGGGGCCCGTTTCACACCCCGCGAACTGCCGACGGGCAGCGCGGCGGAGTACCTGCGGCAGTCGATCAACCGCAGCAGCGAGACCTACGACTTCACCGTCGCCTTCGCCGCCCCCGCCGAGGCCGTCGCGGACCGCCTCCCGGCCTGGGTGGGCACGCCGGAGCCGGTCGGCGCGACGAGCTGCCTGCTGCGGGGCACCACCGGCGATCCGGTGGAGTGGCTGGCGGTGCGGCTGGCCATGCTGGGCCATGAGTTCACGGTGCGGGAGCCTGCGGAACTCGTGGCGTGCGTACGGGAGCTGGGCGGGCGGCTGACCCGTGCCGCGGAGGACTGA
- a CDS encoding TetR/AcrR family transcriptional regulator: MSSTTPAQPPNASSASPGTPPPALSLTERRKAATRMEIARAAAGLFVRHGLRATRAEDIARAAGIAPRTFYRYFASKEEAVAPLYAAGAQRWAEAVREAPARLSVPEAVDHAVRHTLSPGAAVSAASWEWVRTLIRLATTSPALRKVWAEVCQDAEDTLAGVLAERGGAADREAGAGAAGRGEAGDGVTGGGEAGDSAARGRVADDSEAHDRVAGANEAGDRDREGEAGGPGTGDRPSPGADNVAGGRDTAPDLRFTAAVASAAVRVAVESWATGDAPATGPDGPAALALRNLAALRDFRWEGP, translated from the coding sequence GTGAGCAGCACCACCCCGGCACAGCCCCCGAACGCTTCCTCCGCCTCCCCCGGCACTCCGCCGCCCGCCCTGTCACTCACCGAGCGGCGCAAAGCGGCCACCCGGATGGAGATCGCCCGGGCCGCGGCCGGCCTCTTCGTCCGGCACGGGCTGCGGGCCACCCGGGCCGAGGACATCGCCCGGGCCGCCGGGATCGCCCCGCGCACCTTCTACCGCTACTTCGCGAGCAAGGAGGAGGCCGTCGCCCCGCTCTACGCCGCCGGTGCCCAGCGCTGGGCCGAGGCGGTGCGCGAGGCCCCGGCCCGGCTGAGCGTCCCCGAGGCCGTCGACCACGCCGTACGCCACACCCTGTCGCCCGGGGCCGCGGTGTCGGCCGCGTCCTGGGAGTGGGTGCGCACCCTGATCCGCCTCGCCACCACCAGCCCCGCGCTGCGGAAGGTGTGGGCCGAGGTGTGCCAGGACGCGGAGGACACGCTGGCGGGGGTGCTGGCGGAGCGGGGCGGCGCGGCCGACCGCGAGGCCGGGGCTGGTGCGGCAGGCCGCGGCGAGGCCGGCGACGGTGTGACCGGTGGCGGTGAGGCCGGTGACTCCGCGGCCCGGGGCCGCGTGGCCGACGACAGCGAGGCCCACGATCGCGTGGCCGGCGCCAACGAGGCCGGCGACCGGGACCGTGAGGGCGAGGCAGGCGGCCCTGGAACCGGCGACCGCCCGTCGCCGGGTGCCGACAACGTTGCCGGGGGCCGGGACACCGCCCCGGACCTCCGCTTCACCGCCGCCGTCGCCAGTGCGGCCGTACGGGTGGCGGTGGAGAGCTGGGCCACCGGGGACGCCCCGGCGACCGGCCCGGACGGACCGGCCGCGCTGGCCCTGCGCAACCTGGCCGCGCTGCGGGACTTCCGGTGGGAGGGGCCGTAG
- a CDS encoding RNA polymerase sigma factor RpoD/SigA, producing MATRAVARRTSATGETLDAASSVRAHGGEIADRDLVGMYLDEIARTPLLDAAKEVELSQIIEAGVFAQQVLDGYEESKADATREELEALVAEGERAKDIFIRSNLRLVVAVARRYPRSGLPLLDLIQEGNAGLVRAVEKFDYRKGFKFSTYATWWIRQAITRSIADQSRTIRLPVHLVEELGRIRRVQREFNREHGREPEPAEIAAELGSTPERVTDVLDWARDPVSLNMSVDDEGETQFGDLLEDTSAVSPEQSVLTLLRSEELDDLIGRLDQRTASIIKMRYGIEDGRERTLTEVGKEHGLTRERIRQIEKHALLELKKLARDTGFDAAA from the coding sequence ATGGCAACCCGTGCCGTCGCCCGTCGTACGTCCGCCACCGGCGAGACCCTCGACGCGGCAAGCAGTGTTCGCGCCCATGGCGGCGAGATCGCGGACCGCGATCTGGTCGGCATGTACCTGGACGAGATCGCGCGGACGCCGCTGCTCGACGCCGCAAAGGAGGTCGAGCTGTCCCAGATCATCGAAGCGGGTGTGTTCGCACAGCAGGTCCTGGACGGGTACGAGGAGTCCAAGGCCGACGCCACCCGTGAGGAGCTCGAAGCCCTGGTCGCCGAGGGGGAGCGGGCCAAGGACATCTTCATCCGCTCCAACCTCCGCCTGGTCGTCGCCGTCGCCCGCCGGTACCCGCGCAGCGGTCTGCCGCTGCTCGACCTGATCCAGGAGGGCAACGCCGGCCTGGTCCGCGCGGTCGAGAAGTTCGACTACCGCAAGGGCTTCAAGTTCTCCACGTACGCCACCTGGTGGATCCGACAGGCGATCACCCGGTCCATAGCCGACCAGTCGCGCACCATCCGGCTCCCCGTCCACCTGGTGGAGGAGCTGGGCCGGATCCGCCGCGTGCAGCGCGAGTTCAACCGTGAGCACGGCCGGGAGCCCGAGCCCGCCGAGATCGCCGCGGAGCTCGGCTCGACGCCGGAGCGCGTCACCGACGTGCTCGACTGGGCCCGTGACCCGGTCTCCCTGAACATGTCGGTGGACGACGAGGGCGAGACCCAGTTCGGCGACCTGCTGGAGGACACCTCCGCCGTCTCGCCCGAGCAGTCGGTGCTGACGCTGCTGCGCAGTGAGGAACTGGACGACCTGATCGGCCGCCTGGACCAGCGCACCGCCTCCATCATCAAGATGCGGTACGGCATCGAGGACGGGCGCGAGCGCACGCTGACCGAGGTCGGCAAGGAGCACGGACTGACCCGCGAACGCATCCGTCAGATCGAGAAGCACGCGCTGCTGGAGCTGAAGAAGCTGGCGCGGGACACCGGGTTCGACGCGGCGGCGTGA
- a CDS encoding dioxygenase, translating to MSATTQERMPERMPALYLSHGAPPLADDPVWPAELAAWAAALPRPKAILMVSAHWEEAPLALAATETVPLVHDFWGFPEHYYRVRYEAPGAPALAASVRKLLRAPGMPVQDIPDRGLDHGAYVPLVEMYPDADIPVLQVSLPTLDPVRLMEIGRKLAPLRDEGVLIVGSGFFTHNLAALRHTGPGVPGWSAEFDDWGRRALAARDVDALLDFLNKAPAGRYAHPRTEHFAPLFVTLGAADAAGELAEQKSVIDGFWMGLAKRSVQFG from the coding sequence ATGTCCGCCACCACCCAGGAGCGCATGCCCGAGCGCATGCCCGCCCTCTACCTCAGCCACGGTGCCCCGCCGCTCGCGGACGACCCGGTCTGGCCCGCCGAACTCGCCGCGTGGGCCGCCGCCCTGCCGCGGCCCAAGGCGATCCTGATGGTCTCCGCCCACTGGGAGGAAGCCCCGCTCGCCCTCGCCGCCACCGAGACGGTCCCGCTGGTCCACGACTTCTGGGGCTTCCCCGAGCACTACTACCGCGTCCGCTACGAGGCCCCCGGCGCCCCCGCGCTCGCCGCATCCGTGCGCAAGCTGCTGCGCGCCCCCGGCATGCCCGTCCAGGACATCCCGGACCGGGGCCTCGACCACGGCGCGTACGTCCCGCTCGTCGAGATGTACCCGGACGCCGACATCCCCGTCCTCCAGGTCTCGCTGCCGACCCTCGACCCGGTGCGGCTGATGGAGATCGGCCGCAAGCTGGCCCCGCTGCGCGACGAGGGCGTACTGATCGTCGGCTCCGGCTTCTTCACCCACAACCTCGCCGCCCTGCGGCACACCGGCCCGGGAGTGCCCGGCTGGTCGGCCGAGTTCGACGACTGGGGCCGGCGGGCGCTCGCGGCGCGGGACGTCGACGCCCTGCTGGACTTCCTGAACAAGGCCCCCGCGGGCCGCTACGCCCATCCCCGCACCGAGCACTTCGCCCCGCTCTTCGTGACCCTGGGCGCGGCGGACGCGGCCGGCGAGCTGGCGGAACAGAAGTCGGTGATCGACGGGTTCTGGATGGGGCTGGCCAAACGGTCCGTGCAGTTCGGCTGA
- a CDS encoding MarR family winged helix-turn-helix transcriptional regulator — MNTAPAPESAEPRWLTAEEQHVWRAYIEAATLLEDHLDRQLQRDAGMPHVYYGLLVKLAEAPRRRLRMTELARYAKITRSRLSHAVARLEKNGWVRREDCPSDKRGQFAVLTEEGMEVLRRSAPGHVAAVRQAVFDRLTPEQQKSLGEIMTIVAEGLQPSGAGADLPWLR; from the coding sequence ATGAACACGGCACCCGCACCCGAATCGGCGGAGCCCCGCTGGCTCACCGCCGAGGAGCAGCACGTCTGGCGCGCGTACATCGAGGCCGCCACCCTGCTCGAGGACCATCTCGACCGTCAGCTCCAGCGTGACGCGGGAATGCCGCACGTGTACTACGGCCTCCTGGTGAAACTCGCCGAAGCCCCGCGCCGCCGGCTGCGGATGACCGAACTCGCCAGGTACGCCAAGATCACCCGCTCCCGGCTCTCGCACGCGGTCGCCCGCCTGGAGAAGAACGGCTGGGTCCGCCGCGAGGACTGCCCCTCCGACAAGCGGGGCCAGTTCGCCGTCCTCACCGAGGAGGGCATGGAGGTGCTGCGCCGGTCCGCGCCCGGCCATGTGGCCGCCGTACGCCAGGCCGTCTTCGACCGGCTCACCCCCGAACAGCAGAAGTCCCTCGGCGAGATCATGACGATCGTCGCCGAGGGACTTCAGCCCAGTGGAGCGGGAGCGGACCTGCCGTGGCTCAGGTGA
- a CDS encoding MFS transporter codes for MSQAAAKASSGPGSASGHSGIPAPDPGRWKALVFIALAQLMVVLDATIVNIALPSAQQDLGISDGNRQWVVTAYALAFGGLLLFGGRIADLWGRKNAFLVGLAGFAAASALGGAATNEAMMFGARALQGVFGALLAPAALSLLAVMFTDAKERAKAFGIYGAIAGGGGAVGLILGGFLTEYLDWRWTFFVNIPFAVAAAAGAWLVIREPEGGRNRSPLDIPGVVLSTLGLVALVYGFTRAESDGWSDTVTVAMFVASAVLLLAFVLVEAKVKAPLLPLRVITERNRGGVYLSLGLAVIAMFGLFLFLTYYLQVVKGYSPVKTGFAFLPMIAGMITGSTQIGTRLMTRVAPRLLMGPGFLVAALGMLLLTQMEIDSSYAALLMPAMLLLGLGMGTAFMPAMSLSTQGVQARDAGVASAMVNTSQQVGGAIGTALLNTIAASATTSYITDHIGSATSRSQQQLVQLEAMVEGYTSAIWFAVGILVVAAAIALTLVNAGRPGGATVTGPGAGSGADATADDELPVPVIAH; via the coding sequence ATGTCTCAAGCAGCCGCCAAGGCCTCCTCCGGCCCCGGCTCCGCCTCCGGTCACTCCGGCATACCCGCCCCCGACCCAGGGCGCTGGAAAGCGCTCGTCTTCATCGCGCTCGCCCAGCTGATGGTCGTGCTCGACGCGACGATCGTGAACATCGCCCTGCCCTCCGCCCAGCAGGACCTGGGCATCTCGGACGGCAACCGCCAGTGGGTGGTCACGGCGTACGCCCTCGCGTTCGGCGGACTGCTGCTGTTCGGCGGCCGGATCGCCGACCTGTGGGGCCGTAAGAACGCCTTCCTCGTCGGCCTGGCCGGTTTCGCCGCGGCGTCCGCGCTCGGCGGGGCGGCCACCAACGAGGCGATGATGTTCGGTGCCCGCGCCCTGCAGGGCGTGTTCGGCGCGCTGCTCGCGCCGGCCGCGCTCTCGCTGCTCGCGGTGATGTTCACCGACGCCAAGGAGCGCGCCAAGGCGTTCGGCATCTACGGTGCGATCGCCGGTGGCGGTGGCGCCGTGGGTCTCATCCTCGGCGGTTTCCTCACCGAGTACCTGGACTGGCGCTGGACCTTCTTCGTCAACATCCCGTTCGCCGTGGCCGCCGCGGCCGGTGCGTGGCTGGTCATCCGTGAGCCGGAGGGCGGCCGCAACCGCTCCCCGCTCGACATCCCGGGCGTGGTCCTGTCCACCCTCGGCCTGGTCGCGCTGGTCTACGGCTTCACCCGGGCCGAGTCCGACGGCTGGAGCGACACGGTCACCGTCGCGATGTTCGTCGCCTCGGCCGTGCTGCTGCTCGCGTTCGTGCTGGTCGAAGCCAAGGTGAAGGCGCCGCTGCTGCCGCTGCGCGTGATCACCGAGCGCAACCGCGGCGGTGTCTACCTCTCGCTCGGCCTCGCGGTCATCGCGATGTTCGGCCTGTTCCTCTTCCTGACCTACTACCTGCAGGTCGTGAAGGGGTACTCACCGGTCAAGACGGGCTTCGCCTTCCTGCCGATGATCGCGGGCATGATCACGGGCTCCACCCAGATCGGCACCCGTCTGATGACCCGGGTCGCGCCCCGGCTGCTGATGGGCCCGGGCTTCCTGGTCGCCGCCCTCGGCATGCTGCTGCTGACGCAGATGGAGATCGACTCCTCGTACGCCGCGCTGCTGATGCCGGCGATGCTGCTGCTCGGCCTCGGCATGGGTACGGCGTTCATGCCGGCGATGTCCCTGTCCACGCAGGGCGTGCAGGCGCGGGACGCCGGTGTGGCCTCCGCGATGGTGAACACCTCGCAGCAGGTCGGCGGCGCGATCGGTACGGCCCTGCTGAACACGATCGCCGCCTCGGCGACCACGTCGTACATCACCGACCACATCGGCTCGGCGACCTCCCGCTCCCAGCAGCAGCTGGTGCAGCTGGAGGCCATGGTGGAGGGCTACACCAGCGCCATCTGGTTCGCGGTCGGCATCCTGGTCGTGGCCGCGGCGATCGCCCTGACCCTGGTCAACGCCGGCCGTCCGGGCGGCGCCACGGTCACCGGCCCGGGTGCGGGTTCCGGCGCGGACGCCACGGCCGACGACGAGCTGCCGGTGCCGGTGATCGCGCACTGA
- a CDS encoding TetR/AcrR family transcriptional regulator — protein sequence MQTATPARRKATRPRADALRNRERIVTAAREMFVEFGPDVPLDEIARRAGVGNATVYRNFPDRDSLVREVVCSVIDRTVHAAEQALAETGDAFAALERIAHAAADERISALCPMVSSTFDQNHPDLEAARQRFEELVGEVMDRAKTAGQLRPDVGVGDLMVAVAQLSRPPAGTACPSADRFVHRHLQLFLDGLRAPARSVLPGAAVTMEDLRRP from the coding sequence GTGCAGACCGCAACCCCCGCGCGCCGCAAGGCGACCCGGCCGCGCGCCGACGCCCTGCGGAACCGGGAGCGGATCGTCACCGCCGCCCGGGAGATGTTCGTCGAGTTCGGCCCCGATGTGCCGCTCGACGAGATCGCCCGCCGCGCCGGTGTCGGCAACGCCACGGTGTACCGCAACTTCCCGGACCGGGACTCGCTGGTCCGCGAGGTCGTCTGCTCCGTCATCGACCGGACGGTGCACGCGGCCGAGCAGGCCCTCGCGGAGACCGGTGACGCCTTCGCCGCCCTGGAGCGCATCGCGCACGCCGCCGCCGACGAGCGGATCAGCGCGCTGTGCCCCATGGTCAGCAGCACCTTCGACCAGAACCACCCGGACCTGGAGGCCGCGCGACAGCGCTTCGAGGAACTGGTGGGTGAGGTCATGGACCGGGCCAAGACGGCCGGTCAGCTCCGTCCCGACGTCGGTGTCGGCGATCTGATGGTCGCCGTCGCCCAGCTCAGCCGGCCCCCGGCCGGTACGGCCTGCCCGAGTGCCGACCGCTTCGTCCACCGTCATCTCCAGCTGTTCCTGGACGGGCTGCGGGCTCCGGCCCGCTCCGTACTGCCGGGCGCGGCCGTGACCATGGAGGATCTCCGCCGCCCCTGA
- a CDS encoding M6 family metalloprotease domain-containing protein: MAALTATVSTSAGTAHIPHDPATAGARPLSASHTSALAPCMINSHPDVQMTEGIPTPGGYAPSTGTVRALTLMIDFPDAPGAGKALDRFREFFPQTQEWFRTSSYGRLDYRPDAPVRRWLRMPQPFEAYGIERGAPFDPGYRKLVQDIVAVADPKVDFSSYDLLNVLVTPNAGPSALDTVLSVTFAGNAEAPTADGVPVANASFVYSRQDDGSGTYDRTGYRVLPHENGHVFGLPDLYTQDGGGAVGHWDIMSEDWGANNDLLGWHKWKLGWLDAAQVSCASARGTSEHTLTPLAHPGGPKLLFVPFDRRAGYAVELRTRGGNDEVVCRPGVLIYKVDSTVDTGQGPVKVYDSRRDSGGCTRSPNVHAELSDAPFSPGETFKDPERGIRISVTSADRNGDHTVRVTRD, from the coding sequence GTGGCCGCACTGACGGCGACGGTCAGCACCTCCGCCGGCACCGCCCACATCCCGCACGACCCGGCCACGGCCGGCGCCCGCCCCCTCAGCGCGTCGCACACCTCCGCCCTCGCCCCCTGCATGATCAACAGCCATCCGGACGTCCAGATGACGGAGGGCATCCCCACGCCCGGCGGCTACGCGCCCTCCACGGGCACGGTCCGTGCCCTCACCCTGATGATCGACTTCCCGGACGCACCGGGCGCCGGGAAGGCGCTCGACCGCTTCCGCGAGTTCTTCCCGCAGACCCAGGAATGGTTCCGCACCAGCTCCTACGGCCGCCTGGACTACCGCCCGGACGCCCCCGTCCGCCGCTGGCTGCGCATGCCCCAGCCCTTCGAGGCGTACGGCATAGAGCGCGGCGCGCCCTTCGACCCCGGCTACCGCAAGCTGGTCCAGGACATCGTGGCAGTGGCCGACCCGAAGGTCGACTTCTCGTCGTACGACCTGCTGAACGTGCTGGTCACCCCGAACGCCGGCCCGTCCGCCCTGGACACCGTCCTGTCGGTGACGTTCGCCGGCAACGCCGAGGCCCCCACGGCCGACGGCGTGCCCGTCGCCAACGCGTCCTTCGTCTACTCCCGCCAGGACGACGGCTCCGGCACCTACGACCGCACCGGCTACCGCGTCCTGCCCCACGAGAACGGGCACGTCTTCGGCCTGCCCGACCTCTACACCCAGGACGGCGGCGGCGCCGTCGGCCACTGGGACATCATGAGCGAGGACTGGGGCGCCAACAACGACCTGCTCGGCTGGCACAAGTGGAAGCTGGGCTGGCTGGACGCGGCCCAGGTGTCCTGCGCGTCCGCACGCGGCACCAGCGAGCACACCCTCACCCCGCTGGCCCACCCCGGCGGCCCCAAACTCCTCTTCGTCCCCTTCGACCGCCGCGCCGGCTACGCCGTCGAACTGCGCACCCGCGGGGGCAACGACGAGGTGGTGTGCCGCCCCGGTGTCCTCATCTACAAGGTCGACTCCACCGTCGACACCGGCCAGGGCCCGGTCAAGGTCTACGACTCCCGCCGGGACAGCGGCGGCTGCACCCGCAGCCCCAACGTCCACGCGGAACTCTCCGACGCCCCCTTCTCCCCCGGCGAGACCTTCAAGGACCCCGAGCGGGGCATCCGCATCTCGGTGACCTCGGCCGACCGCAACGGCGACCACACCGTCCGCGTCACCCGCGACTGA